A section of the Suncus etruscus isolate mSunEtr1 chromosome X, mSunEtr1.pri.cur, whole genome shotgun sequence genome encodes:
- the LOC125999358 gene encoding hydroxylysine kinase-like translates to MASRDNDQPSQTLAKPTLNETQASVLVESLFGLKVFRIEPLPSYNGQNFLVFISTTETQPDDQRLPDFVLKINTAVSNDIPVLFDVISHVSIFLQAAGFPTASLCLSKKNNIISVINLDHGSVTKSHLVRLLTYLPGRPAAEVPITPQLLFEMGRVAAQMDQKLEDFQHAQLSALHRENFVWNLKYVPLLERYLGALSLSDNREVIGHIIQQYREEVVTKFSQFRECINHGDLNDYNILVEPRKLASGESVYQVSGILDFGDMSYGYYVFEVAILIMYMMLESKNPIQVGGYILAGFESIVPLTYVERSALYLLVCGRFCQSLIIGAYSTHVHSHNSDFLVINTRQSWKNLQRMLDLGQNAVEEVWFETVKSYKAGKNSQ, encoded by the coding sequence ATGGCAAGTAGAGACAATGATCAGCCGTCTCAGACTCTTGCCAAACCCACCTTAAATGAGACACAAGCTTCAGTCCTAGTGGAATCGCTCTTTGGATTAAAAGTCTTTCGGATCGAGCCGCTTCCTAGCTACAATGGCCAAAATTTCCTGGTGTTCATTTCAACAACTGAAACACAACCAGATGATCAGCGTCtacctgactttgtgctcaagatAAACACCGCTGTGTCCAACGACATCCCAGTTTTGTTTGACGTGATTAGTCATGTCAGCATATTTCTACAGGCTGCTGGCTTTCCAACCGCCTCTTTGTgtcttagtaagaaaaataatatcatttctGTCATCAACTTAGATCATGGTTCTGTAACCAAGAGCCACCTGGTGAGGCTGCTGACCTACCTCCCAGGACGCCCGGCAGCAGAGGTCCCCATTACTCCTCAGCTATTATTTGAAATGGGAAGGGTTGCTgcccaaatggatcaaaaattggAGGATTTCCAGCATGCACAATTAAGTGCTCTCCATAGAGAGAATTTCGTCTGGAATCTGAAATATGTGCCTCTTCTAGAGAGGTATTTGGGTGCCTTGAGCTTGAGTGATAATCGAGAAGTAATTGGCCATATCATTCAGCAGTACAGGGAGGAGGTAGTCACCAAATTCAGTCAGTTTAGAGAATGTATCAATCATGGTGACCTGAATGATTATAATATTTTAGTGGAACCCAGGAAGTTAGCCTCGGGTGAGTCTGTGTACCAAGTGTCTGGGATTTTAGATTTCGGAGATATGAGCTATGGCTACTATGTGTTCGAAGTTGCCATCTTGATCATGTATATGATGCTGGAAAGTAAGAATCCCATACAGGTTGGGGGTTATATCCTTGCAGGATTTGAAAGCATTGTTCCACTGACATATGTAGAGAGGAGTGCTTTGTACCTGCTTGTATGTGGTCGGTTTTGTCAGTCCCTTATCATAGGGGCATACTCGACCCATGTCCACTCACATAACAGCGACTTTCTCGTTATTAATACAAGACAGAGCTGGAAGAACTTACAGAGAATGCTTGACCTGGGCCAGAACGCTGTAGAAGAAGTCTGGTTCGAAACGGTCAAGTCTTATAAAGCTGGTAAAAATTCTCAGTAA